One window of Quercus robur chromosome 5, dhQueRobu3.1, whole genome shotgun sequence genomic DNA carries:
- the LOC126727188 gene encoding gibberellin 2-beta-dioxygenase 8 has translation MDSDPPFHEAYKTLFDKRTIEKKITPKNEWVVMVEECELPLIDLSRLDHGDEGEREGCKLEIARASQEWGFFQVVNHGISCEILEKMRFMQERVFKQSFDMKTKEDKYLNFSAGTYRWGTPTATCLRQLSWSEAFHIPLLDISTSPPAGSDSLSSTIGQFATTVSSLAQKLAEILAEKLGHKSTFFQEHCLPSTCYLRMNRYPPCPMPSEVFGLMPHTDSDFLTILHQDQVGGLQLVKDGKWISVKPNPEALIINIGDLFQAWSNDVYKSVQHRVVTNSLVERFSTAYFFCPSYDTVIHSCHEPSVYRKFSFREYRQQVQEDVQKLGSKIGLPRFLVQSQ, from the exons ATGGACTCGGACCCACCATTTCATGAAGCCTACAAGACCCTCTTCGACAAAAGAACCATCGAAAAAAAGATTACCCCAAAGAACGAGTGGGTTGTGATGGTGGAGGAATGTGAGCTTCCATTGATTGACCTTAGCCGTTTAGACCATGGTGATGAAGGTGAGAGAGAGGGGTGCAAGTTGGAGATAGCTAGGGCTTCACAAGAGTGGGGTTTCTTCCAAGTTGTGAATCATGGGATTTCCTGTGAGATCTTGGAGAAGATGAGGTTTATGCAAGAGAGGGTGTTTAAGCAATCCTTTGATATGAAGACCAAAGAAGACAAGTACCTGAATTTTTCAGCTGGTACCTACCGTTGGGGCACACCTACAGCCACTTGCCTTAGGCAGTTGTCTTGGTCTGAAGCTTTCCACATTCCTTTGCTCGATATTTCGACTTCACCACCTGCTGGTTCCGATAGTCTcag CTCAACAATTGGACAGTTCGCCACAACAGTTTCTAGTCTAGCacaaaaattagctgaaatttTAGCTGAGAAATTGGGTCACAAATCCACTTTCTTCCAAGAACATTGCTTGCCTAGCACTTGCTATCTTCGAATGAATCGATACCCACCATGCCCAATGCCTTCAGAGGTATTTGGCCTAATGCCACACACCGATAGTGACTTCCTCACAATATTGCATCAAGATCAAGTTGGTGGGTTGCAATTAGTGAAAGATGGGAAATGGATTTCTGTTAAACCTAACCCAGAGGCTTTAATTATCAACATTGGTGACTTATTTCAG GCGTGGAGCAATGATGTGTATAAGAGTGTACAACACAGAGTTGTCACCAATTCTCTGGTGGAAAGGTTTTCCACCGCATATTTCTTTTGTCCTTCATATGACACTGTGATACATAGTTGTCACGAGCCTTCAGTCTACAGAAAATTCAGCTTTAGAGAGTACAGGCAACAAGTCCAAGAGGATGTTCAAAAATTGGGATCTAAAATAGGCCTTCCTAGGTTTCTTGTTCAAAGCCAATAA